CGTCGAGTCGCCAGCGATAGCATTAGATCAccgaaccaattgaattaggtttggacgaagtgtagttgtgactggcggctttaatgctggcggaatgcgtgagttggaTACTACTGTAGCTttacaaagttgtagtggctttcgggcACGTGCGTTCTCCCGATGGTGGGGCCAccagccacaacatccaaatgctggcaacgataTGGTGTGGCAAACACCACAGAGTATCCACaacaaagggggttttcttgggagccaattgttagtctccacggcatgatgctccaaagaggcgtcAACCCCTTAGCAGACTTAGAGAGAacaactttagaaccatacctggcagcaacaacatccacaaccgagctcacccgggagaAGATGCACTTAAATTGATGGAGAGGAAATGCCTACCTTCAAAgtaggatataagtttaatgaataGTTAACCTGGATACAAGATtatattttaaggaatacggcctcgccgtcattacgaaataaaattaaaaaaaaacctttcaccTGTCAATGATTTGTTGCAAACAACTTGTGTGCAAACAATATTTCACTGCATTAACAGtcgtagcagcagtagtagatTCTTTCAAGCAAATATGTTCAAATTGCAAAAATGGAAACTAAAACATTTGTTACCACTAAACAATGCTTCAGATCGAGCCATTGCATCGGAGCGAACCTTATATTCGGTGTGCAATAATGCATATGCAATCAGAACTCCTTGCGGGTCGATCCGAACTTGTTGGAATTGGAATGGAAACGTCCAGAACTGCTCCAGATGGAGCACGTCGCCAATGGATGGCTTTGATCCGATAGGTTCGGAACGAATTTATCTCTTTGTGCAGTATTGGACTTCATAGGACAATTAGACTACACTTCAATGAGAAAACTCGAACTAGACCGGTTCTCCAAAATCCGACAATCTTGTACAGCCTTAAAATAGTGGCATGATCCTTATCGTCTCCTTTCTCATTCTGGGatcaaataatgttttaattacCTTTTTATAACTGGCGACCTAGCTAATTCTAGCTATATTTCTGTTCACCTGCCTGAAGCCACCATAAAGTAAGTATTTTGTAAGTCTTTCCCTAGTTTCAACAATTCAACATAGAAAAACACACTACGTGGACAACTCATTTATTATAACCGTGCTGTTATCATTGTAAATCACTCCATGTGAGTATAGAAAGAACAATCTTCATTGCAGTGCTATTGCTTTATGCAAAGGGATTTCGGTGACTTCAACCAGCTTAAGAAGGCTTCTATCGGTACTATAATTAATGTTTGATGCCAAGTACATATCAATGCGGTGCTGTCTGTAGCATATTGCGTACAGAGGAATTAATGTGATCTCACAAAGAACACTGTACTGCTTGCAAAATACATACGGTTCGTGATAATATGTATGCCAAAGGTAAAGAAATTTATCATCGGTAAATGTAATCTTATTCCATTCCTTGGAGACTGTCCCATAAACCACTTGCCGTCCGCAAAACCGGGTATCTACTAACTGACAAGCAAAATACGCATTTGCATCCCAATGAAACgcttttcattcaaaattgtGTCTTGGAAAAACATGGAACAACCATGTCTTGCAGGATGAACATTGTGCAAGAACTAAAGCAACGGACAGTGCGATATTGCGCGTTCTGACTGTTGCTCAATCAATCACCTTCATCTTTACCGTACAGATGGCTTCATCTGTGCAGTTACGAAACCATCATCGGCGGCATGTGATTGAGCTGAGTTCAGACACAGCCGACAACATTGAGCTGCCATGATGCCGTCTCATGGCTTcaaatgtacaaaacaaaaccagaaagAAACACTGCGACAGTACAGACCTGACATGAAGCAACAAACACCACAGGCGAGGATAACACACTCCCCAACGACCCCTACGACACATTTTGTCAGATcgaaccaaaacattcctccGCCTGCTGATGTGGCTCCTGCTTAATGTCCTTCATGGCGGCCCAGCTCGTGCTTCAAAGTACTTGTGAGCGCATAAACAATTGCGCACAAATTTGATAGATCTGTCCATCATTTCTTGCCCAACGTTACGGCATCCTACATCACTGACGTTGTTGCTCCACATACTCCGTGAGGCTGGCTGACATTAAAGGCAATGTGGAATACGTTTCCGTATTCGTCGAAAGGATCcagtgaaagagaaagagaaaaaagtgtaCCAAAGAATCCCGAGCTGAATATTCTTCAAGTCGATATAAGCGGCCGAGCAGTACGAAACGTGTGATGTTCCTTACAGTGGAGAAAGGTTCCAAAGAATCCAACAACACAACCGACGCATTATATCACGGTTCAGTGAAGAGCACCAGCCGGCGCTTCCGCCTTGGCtcggaaatggaaatggaacacTTAATAAGACAAATTGCCATCATACGGCCCGCTACCGGGCGCGCTATTTCCGCTGCTagtaaaacaacacaaaaaacgaaccatCGTCTGCACGGAAATCGAACGCAGTCAAAGCCCCTGCAGTGTGAGTGACGAAATATATTATTccggttaattttttttttacatgtgATCATGTTTATATCATAAAATGTGTATTTAATGCGTTAGTTTATTCATCACAAACTATAAGATAATATAAGATAATGGCTACTGTTGAAACCAATACAGAAATGGTAACCattctttcttccttcttgCATGTTAAAGTTTCATTAAAGCATAAAGCAGCCAATACTTGCCAAAAAATATGTTACCTTTACAGTTCACTTTAATCTTACATATTTTTGATTCAGCATCCcctgtttaaaatatttaatcacatttttttaatcacTTATCATGTTGAAGAGCGCCCTAAGATTAAGCAGCACTGTGCACAAAGAAAAGCAGAGAGCATGAAAGATGTAAAACAAGCTGATAATTACCGCCACCGAAGATAATTGCGCCAAATCATGCCAATTACTTAAGTCACTTTGATGCCCCACTTTTCCGGGCCGTTCGGGTCGGCTGCTTAAAATGGGCGTTGGGGCGTTGGGCGTTAGTAGGTGAGGCAACATTCTGGTTTCCTTTAAATTATAGGGGATTATTTACACAAACAAGTAAGCTATCTTCGCCATTATGGATGCGTTGCAGCGATGAGCAAGAAATTAGCGGAAAAATATAACTAACAATCAACTCTAGCTAATCCATTTTACTTTTCCGGCAGATCTATGTTGTACTTTATGAAGTTTTTAAATCGATGAACAATTTGTTTATCAATTTTGTATCACATTTTAGCATCGCAATAAACAAAGGTAATTAATTAAGTTATGTAGTCAAACGTGTTCAATTTGGATTCCAATACTATTAAatccgcaaataaataacggcccttttgaaatcgatggggccactgtggactgtggcgcgattttgacgtttacaaacgtcataaatcaagtttgggaatgacataatcaaactgtgtaaacagatcagtgattatttcgtgcgagtaaaaATTCCTAATAATGTAAAATGTCTGATTTTAAGCCGGATAAGCGCCATATGcgggaggtgttgctgtttttgtttcgagcgaagaaaacggcagcCGAAGCGCATTGAGAGCTTTGGAGTGTTTACGGCAATGCTGCTCTAAGTGAAACAAGGTgtcgggattggtttcgacgctTTCGAAGCGGTGATTTCGCCGTGTAGGATGCTCAACTTGAAGGAAggcccaaaacgttcgccgagGAAGAATTGACGGCTTTACTGGAGGAAAATCACTGCCTAGTTTTAAGGCATGATTCCAAATCAAAAGATCTTGAGTTCTCATTGCACAGTACAGACAACCGATCAGAACCTCTACGCACCTTTCAATCAAATTAGTATTTCAAAGAGTGATATCAAGTGCTACCTTATCCCGACAACCATGGCTCCCGAGCCGCGGCTGAAAGCAAACCTATCAAACGTGTCGAATCACATTAATCATTTTACGGAATTGATCATTCGAGCGTTATGTATGTTTGCGGCTTTGCGCATTGCTATGACCTTACCCTGCACATTGCCATATTTGCTCGATTGGTTCACACCGAGGAAAGCCCGTACCGTTAGGTGAACAAGAACCCTTCCTTGGAAGCATCGGGTGCGAAATGCAAACCAACTCGGATCTAACAAATCGTGATGCTAGTGACCGCTACACTCTATAATTGGTGGCAAAGTGCTCCTTCCAAATGCCATTTCCGGTAAAAGCGGAACCGTATGTTTACCTTCCGATGGGATGGATAGAAACccccatttttttatgttcaatAATCTTCCCCGACTAATGGGGAAGGCATCAGCTTCCGTGAACCGTAAGACCGATCAGATCACCGATATTCCCGCACCGACAGATGGCAACTATAATTACCAACCTCGCACGAAAGACGTGATGTTGTACAGATGTGCGAATTGGATATTTTTACCATTGCCATTTCACGCAACATCGACGCTCCGGACCAGCAGCGAAGACAACCTACACACGGTGCTTATCACGGATAACGAACGACCGCCAATACGAGCTGATTAATTATGGTAAGACGTGTCGGTTTGATGGATACTTGTCCTTGCGGTCGACTGTCGGCAAGATCTTCGTATCGTGATGGGTTTCGGATTTGTGCGTAATTAGAGTGCAGTCGGGTTGATTTGAGGAGCTCACATCAACATCTGCAGGCAATGGCGGCAAAGCATAATTGCCTTACCGTCGCAAATGATATCCAATTCGTGGTGAATGTGGCGTCTGTTACTGTACATAATTCCTCGACCGTTGGCAGATgtgcaaatatttgtttgataaaaattcaGGTTGGGAAGTAGTTCTTAATGAATAATATAAAAGCTTTTTCCAAGGACTCACCCTCATTGTGATTTGAatgtgaaagtgaaatttaACTGTTTGAGATTGAACACGAATTAATACTATGAATCATTTGCACAGTTATAAACATATGCTCGACCTTCGTTTTGGAgtaattttatttcgatttatCATTGAATGCTTCCACTTCCCATAACTGTTCATGACGTACCATTTACACTAGTAGGTCTCAATTTCCACTCGCTCGCTAGTAAACGTATCCCCCAAGACTGCCCACTCCCGTGTAGCTTGCGACAGCCGGTGTACCTGCTGATACTACCGTTGCCGACGGATACGTCTGAATAACCTTCGTATACGTACTAGTGGCCGGATGAACGATTTTGCTGTAGCTGGCCGGTGCCGCGAACGCACCATATCCTCCTGTACTGAATGCTCCATAACTGGCAGGATAGAATCCACCGTAGGCGATTTTACTGTGAGCTGCATCGTAGGCTGTCGTATGGTATGTAGCTATGAGTACGAACAATAAGCAGAAAAGATGAACCAAGTTAACGTACCACAATTGACGAGCCCTAACAGTCAATGTCATTCTTACCTGCAGCCGGAACGGTGTACGTTGATTTAATTACGGTGGGTGTGATGTAAGCGGTTGCAGGATAGCCAGCTAGCCCGAGCGATGTGTCATAAGCGCCAAATCCGGTCAGTCCAGTGTATGCAAGACCAATGCCACGCTTTTCCTGACGCTTTTCTGCACCTTCGACTGCTGCTAGCGTCTGCTGCTGACCGTCCAGGGGAGCAGCAAGGTTAACGCCACACACGGATGCTACCACAATCATGCATAGctgggaaagaaacaaaataattcgATGAATTATATGAAAGAATGTTTGCGAAACAAcataaatattataattaCAATACAACTTTGGAGATTAATGGAAAGTTGTAGGTTATCTTAGAGATTTCTATGAAACTTCcattaaaagttttatttttatacaactTGTAAAGgaattcaacaaaaacagaCATACATCATACATGAATGTATGtctgtttttgttgaattcCTTTACAagttgtataaaaataaaacttttaatgGAAGTTTCATAGAAATCTCTAAGAtgacaaacagacaaacagaTGTACATTCATACCAGGAATAATTAGTTATACAGCTGTCAAGCAAATTTAATCTTTGTTGGGGACAAGACATTATAATTtgacatttcattttcatttaaaaatggcATTCCTATTCCTGCAAATTTTTACTGAATGCAAACTTTTACTAAGTCATGCTTAAATCAAGCTAAAGtcgtaaaaatatgaaattgcTACACAATTAAATATGCAATGCAGTTATTTTATACCatctcaaataaaataatttcagagCATTCCATCTATAAACCGTAGTACATTCGTATCGTTTTGCAGTAATACGTTTTAGAGAATCAGTAATACCATTCTGATTAGGAAACATGCGTACATGTTTACAAGCAAACGCAATAAAACGTACTCAGTTGCACAAATATTATCAACAAAAGTACAACAACGaaatgatttcaaaatcaatctcgCCAAATTGCTTTGCTCCCATCGCGATCGCTCTTTTCTGCTGTGTTTCGCAAACATTTGTCAACGCTTTGTCTCCTGCTGGCACGTCCAGCAACGTTCGGACCATTTTCGGTACGGTACCGTACCATCGCCATCCACAAACGTCCAGATATCGTGCCATAATGAACGCTTTATTGGTGGCTCCGGGATGACCGATCCCTATCGAGGACCACCGTAAATTCCGGGACCCGGAACGCTCTCCACTAACAGGTTTGCGGTAGACGTCGCAGCCAATAACCTCACGGTCGCCCAGTGTTCTGCTGATGGTTCGGTTCCGATCGACGGCAGGCTCTTACCAGCTTATGCCGTCCGGTATGCTTAGCTGGGAATTGGAGCCAAAAATCACGAcggtgaaatgaaattttaatcaatgCTGCACAATCCAGTACAACCATTCTGCTGCAGTTGCAACCATCAGCAACCGGTACAGCCGGAAGTACAGCTACACATTAGCTAACGGCGTAACGGTGTTTTTACCTGCCGGAAAGCAACCACTCTCGCTGCAATAGGTACTGAAAATCGATGTTCctcgcgtgtttttttttttttttgtatcggcATAGTGCACGGATGAGCAGCATCCTAGCATTGAGTCGCATATAGAGCGCGCTCTAACAAACTTCGAACAGATACGCATTGCGACGTACTGCCGAAAGCTGGTCAAGCGCTTACAACGTTCCTGTCCGCATATGGTTGATTGAATGATTGGTTTCGAAGGTCCTCAGCAGTACGACGCGCACTATCTGCCAATGAGGCAGACAAGTGAGAAATGGGGAGAAAGGGAGCAATAAAATActcaatccaaaaaaaaagctgcatcAACATGGTTAACTGCTGTATTCGAAAATCAGTCCACTTGCAGTCTGTCTAAGTTAATGAGTTCCTAAGAACGGAGGATCTTTGCCTTCCTACAATCGTCAGACATGTACACCGATACGAAAACAGACATTAATTTAAGCGAATAGGGAGAGCGTAattttgaacataaaattGACGACGGCGAGGTCTGGTGAAAGTAGCACTATGAACGATGCAATTATTtccttttggtcacattttacCATCTGGTATTTctggaaggaaatgaaacTGGAATGAAAACATAAGCTTGACTTTTTAAGAATATTATCATTTGTTAGccaatatctgagattttatatttCATGTTGGTAATATCATGTACATTTTCACATTCATCCAACTGACCAGCTAGATGTGTGCCAACTTTAAAGAATTATAACTGAGTCAGTGCAATTAAATTCTCCAAAGTAGAAGCTTcctgaaaatatttattttcagcaGAATCTATGGTAATAGAATGGAGAACCGGGAGTTGGTGTGGCATTAATGTTTGGTGGTTGTACTAGTGTCCCGAAAGCTATGG
This genomic window from Anopheles maculipalpis chromosome 2RL, idAnoMacuDA_375_x, whole genome shotgun sequence contains:
- the LOC126559877 gene encoding uncharacterized protein LOC126559877, with product MKVLLCMIVVASVCGVNLAAPLDGQQQTLAAVEGAEKRQEKRGIGLAYTGLTGFGAYDTSLGLAGYPATAYITPTVIKSTYTVPAAATYHTTAYDAAHSKIAYGGFYPASYGAFSTGGYGAFAAPASYSKIVHPATSTYTKVIQTYPSATVVSAGTPAVASYTGVGSLGGYVY